In one Leptogranulimonas caecicola genomic region, the following are encoded:
- a CDS encoding ribonuclease J, producing MPKKKPPLKIIPLGGLDGIGKNMTAFEYGNDMVLVDAGLMFPDDDQPGIDLVLPDYTYLLENEHKLRGIVITHGHEDHTGALPYLLRDLTRRVPIYASRMTLGLIEGKLNEHKLQNEKLIEVQSGQHVDMGAFGVNFFAMTHSIPGALGIYIETPQGTVLHTGDFKLDQTPIDGVCPDYHAINAYGAKGVDLLLSDSTNATRPGFTGSEASVGASLRHIIKNAPGRVFVASFSSHIHRLQQVCDAAVAVGRKVVVTGRSMVTNTKIARELGYLNIPADDILDAFDIDELPDDKVVVLCTGSQGEPLSALARMANGEHRSLSIGPNDTVIISATPVPGNEKSVQSIINSLSKIGCAVFDKSNALVHVSGHGSQEELKLMLAMVHPRYFAPVHGEAVHLRAHASLAESMGLEPDRIFLLDNGDTLEMRNHQVKLGTPVESGVVYVDGMCIQGADTGVMRDRQKLSNDGIVTCVVTVGSRTHKALEVDISSRGVSFADEPETLDGAQSTVFATVDRTAEKAGATTDSIRKAVRSALSNYLWSQTRTRPMIIPVVMEV from the coding sequence ATGCCAAAGAAAAAACCGCCTCTCAAGATAATTCCCCTAGGCGGACTGGACGGCATTGGCAAGAACATGACCGCCTTCGAATACGGCAACGATATGGTGCTGGTAGATGCAGGCCTTATGTTCCCCGATGACGATCAGCCCGGTATCGACCTGGTGCTTCCTGATTACACCTACCTGTTGGAAAACGAGCACAAACTGCGCGGCATCGTCATCACCCACGGTCATGAAGACCATACCGGCGCGCTGCCCTATCTGCTGCGCGACCTGACCCGTCGCGTGCCCATCTATGCCTCGCGCATGACGCTGGGTCTCATCGAGGGCAAGCTCAACGAGCACAAGCTGCAAAACGAGAAGCTTATCGAAGTGCAATCGGGCCAGCATGTGGACATGGGGGCTTTTGGTGTCAACTTCTTCGCCATGACCCACTCCATTCCCGGCGCTCTGGGCATCTACATCGAGACCCCGCAGGGCACGGTGTTGCACACCGGCGACTTCAAGCTGGACCAAACGCCCATCGACGGCGTGTGCCCTGACTATCACGCCATCAACGCCTACGGCGCCAAGGGCGTCGACCTGCTGCTGTCTGACTCCACCAATGCCACTCGCCCGGGCTTCACGGGCTCTGAGGCTTCGGTAGGGGCCAGCCTGCGCCATATCATCAAGAATGCGCCTGGCCGCGTCTTTGTGGCCTCCTTCTCCAGCCACATTCACCGTCTGCAGCAGGTCTGCGACGCTGCGGTGGCGGTGGGCCGTAAAGTGGTGGTCACAGGCCGCTCCATGGTGACCAACACCAAGATCGCCCGGGAGCTGGGCTACCTCAACATTCCTGCAGACGACATCCTGGATGCCTTCGACATCGACGAGCTGCCCGATGACAAGGTGGTGGTGCTTTGCACCGGTAGCCAAGGCGAGCCTCTGAGCGCTCTGGCCCGCATGGCCAACGGCGAGCACCGCTCCCTGTCCATTGGCCCCAACGACACGGTGATCATCAGCGCCACGCCGGTTCCCGGCAACGAGAAGTCGGTACAGTCCATCATCAACTCGCTTTCCAAGATCGGCTGCGCGGTCTTTGACAAGTCCAATGCCTTGGTGCACGTCTCTGGTCACGGCAGCCAAGAAGAGCTCAAGCTCATGTTGGCCATGGTGCATCCCCGCTACTTCGCGCCGGTGCACGGCGAGGCAGTGCACCTGCGTGCCCATGCCTCCCTGGCAGAATCCATGGGTCTGGAACCAGACCGCATCTTCTTGTTGGACAATGGTGACACGCTGGAGATGCGCAACCACCAGGTGAAGCTGGGAACACCGGTGGAGTCTGGCGTGGTCTACGTGGACGGCATGTGCATCCAGGGGGCAGACACCGGCGTCATGCGCGACCGCCAGAAGCTCTCCAACGATGGCATTGTGACCTGCGTGGTCACAGTGGGCAGCCGCACTCATAAGGCCCTGGAGGTAGACATCTCCAGCCGCGGCGTCTCCTTTGCCGACGAGCCTGAGACCCTGGATGGCGCTCAAAGCACGGTATTTGCTACGGTAGACCGTACTGCCGAGAAGGCTGGGGCCACCACAGACTCTATTCGCAAGGCTGTTCGCAGTGCTCTGTCTAACTATCTCTGGTCGCAAACCCGCACCCGTCCAATGATCATCCCGGTCGTGATGGAGGTCTAA
- a CDS encoding polyribonucleotide nucleotidyltransferase: MTKVTHEFDLYGKHYALESGELAKQATGACIVRQGDSEVLVTAVVSKERKDFDFFPLTVDYIEKMYAVGRIPGGYLKREARPSEKATLTARMIDRPLRPSFPDGFRNEVQVVAMPLVADQVDPVDTICVMAASAALTIGGVPFEGPLACVRVGRDRDTGEYLVNPTYEERDNSDLDLELAGTSTFISMLEASGDEVSEADMLDAMAFGQDAIAAFCAEQEAFIAKWVEVNGPIQPKEYVLDEPNAAVHEKVFAHFDEMSAALKDPDKQSRMAKVAELKDLIVSEFSGEERESEHRSIAVELKNLEKHAMREMVVETGERVDGRTATQIRPLMVKGDYLPLVHGSGLFQRGQTQVLSVCTLGMLNEWQRLDTIEPVDGKRYIHHYNFPPFCTGETGRMGAPKRREIGHGNLAERALLPVIPTEEEFPYTIRVVSEVMESNGSSSMASTCGSTLALMDAGVPLKRPVSGIAMGLIQENGKTVVLSDIQGLEDFLGDMDFKVTGTERGITAMQMDNKATGLTPEILEQALHQAKEGRAHILAAMLEAIPQPREEVKDNAPHIITLNIAPDKIRDVIGSGGKVIRGIQDDTGATIDIQEDGTVFIAGVGAAGEEAADRIRAIVKVPEVGEEYVGRVVGIQPFGAFVELLPGKDGLLHISRVAQGRVDKVEDVLNVGDEVKVKVLEVDEKGKISLDRLDKPEAPAGNGHKGPEHAGRKGDSKPKPRTRKPGDRGAKGQDEAPARKLRRHHEG; the protein is encoded by the coding sequence ATGACCAAAGTCACCCACGAGTTTGACCTCTATGGCAAACATTATGCGCTGGAGTCCGGCGAGCTCGCCAAGCAGGCCACCGGTGCGTGCATTGTGCGTCAAGGCGATTCTGAGGTCCTCGTGACCGCCGTGGTGTCCAAGGAACGCAAAGATTTTGATTTCTTCCCCCTCACGGTGGATTACATCGAGAAGATGTATGCCGTGGGCCGCATTCCCGGCGGATACCTCAAGCGTGAGGCTCGCCCTTCCGAGAAGGCCACCCTCACCGCCCGCATGATCGACCGTCCTTTGCGCCCCAGCTTCCCTGACGGCTTCCGCAACGAGGTCCAGGTAGTGGCTATGCCTCTCGTCGCAGACCAGGTAGATCCTGTGGATACCATCTGCGTCATGGCAGCCAGCGCCGCCCTTACCATCGGCGGTGTGCCCTTCGAGGGACCGCTGGCCTGCGTGCGCGTGGGTCGCGACCGCGACACCGGCGAGTATCTGGTGAACCCCACCTATGAGGAGCGCGACAACTCCGACCTCGACCTGGAGCTTGCCGGCACCTCCACCTTCATCTCTATGCTGGAGGCTTCCGGCGACGAGGTGAGCGAGGCAGACATGCTGGACGCCATGGCCTTTGGCCAGGACGCCATTGCCGCCTTCTGCGCGGAGCAAGAGGCCTTCATCGCCAAGTGGGTCGAGGTCAACGGCCCCATCCAGCCCAAGGAGTATGTGCTGGACGAGCCTAACGCCGCTGTGCACGAGAAGGTCTTCGCCCATTTCGACGAGATGTCCGCAGCCCTCAAAGACCCGGACAAGCAGTCCCGTATGGCCAAGGTGGCAGAGCTCAAGGACCTCATCGTCTCCGAGTTTAGCGGGGAGGAGCGCGAGAGCGAGCATCGCTCCATCGCCGTCGAGCTCAAGAACCTCGAGAAGCATGCCATGCGCGAGATGGTGGTAGAGACCGGCGAGCGTGTGGACGGCCGCACTGCCACTCAGATTCGCCCCCTCATGGTCAAGGGCGACTATCTGCCGCTGGTGCACGGCTCCGGCCTCTTCCAGCGCGGCCAGACCCAGGTGCTCTCGGTATGCACCCTGGGTATGCTCAACGAGTGGCAGCGCCTGGATACCATCGAGCCTGTGGATGGCAAGCGCTACATCCACCACTACAACTTCCCGCCCTTCTGCACCGGCGAGACCGGTCGTATGGGCGCTCCCAAGCGCCGTGAGATTGGCCATGGCAACCTGGCTGAGCGTGCCCTTCTTCCTGTGATCCCTACCGAGGAAGAGTTCCCCTACACCATTCGCGTGGTCTCTGAGGTAATGGAGTCCAACGGCTCCAGCTCTATGGCGTCTACCTGCGGCTCCACCTTGGCTCTGATGGATGCCGGCGTGCCTTTGAAGCGCCCGGTTTCCGGCATCGCCATGGGCCTTATCCAAGAGAACGGCAAGACCGTGGTGCTCTCTGACATCCAGGGTCTCGAGGACTTCTTGGGCGACATGGATTTCAAGGTCACCGGCACCGAGCGCGGCATCACCGCCATGCAGATGGACAACAAGGCCACAGGCCTTACCCCTGAGATCCTGGAGCAGGCTCTACATCAGGCCAAAGAGGGGCGCGCCCACATCTTGGCCGCTATGCTCGAGGCTATTCCCCAGCCCCGTGAAGAGGTGAAGGACAACGCTCCTCACATCATCACCCTCAACATCGCTCCCGATAAGATCCGCGACGTCATTGGCTCTGGCGGCAAGGTCATCCGCGGCATTCAAGACGACACCGGCGCCACCATCGACATCCAGGAAGACGGCACTGTCTTTATCGCCGGCGTAGGCGCTGCCGGTGAAGAGGCCGCCGATCGCATCAGGGCCATCGTCAAGGTGCCCGAGGTGGGCGAGGAGTACGTGGGCCGCGTAGTGGGCATTCAGCCCTTTGGCGCCTTCGTGGAGCTGCTGCCTGGCAAGGACGGCCTGCTGCACATCTCCCGTGTGGCCCAGGGTCGCGTGGACAAGGTGGAAGACGTCCTCAACGTGGGTGACGAAGTCAAGGTCAAGGTGCTCGAGGTGGACGAGAAGGGAAAGATCTCCCTGGATCGTCTGGACAAGCCCGAGGCGCCGGCTGGCAACGGTCACAAGGGGCCCGAGCACGCCGGTCGCAAGGGCGACTCAAAACCCAAGCCTCGCACCCGCAAGCCTGGCGATCGCGGCGCCAAGGGGCAAGACGAGGCTCCTGCCCGCAAGCTCCGCCGTCATCACGAGGGCTAA
- the rpsO gene encoding 30S ribosomal protein S15, giving the protein MTISKERKAELIREFGKNDQDSGSAPVQVAIMTDRIRELTEHMKSHKKDFHTRRGLLMLVGKRRRLLSYIKSNNIDEYRELIGRLGIRDNIQ; this is encoded by the coding sequence ATGACCATCTCTAAGGAGCGCAAGGCTGAGCTCATCCGTGAGTTTGGCAAGAACGACCAGGACTCCGGTTCTGCTCCCGTGCAGGTCGCCATCATGACCGACCGCATCCGCGAGCTCACCGAGCACATGAAGTCCCACAAGAAGGACTTCCACACTCGTCGTGGCCTGCTGATGCTCGTTGGTAAGCGTCGTCGTCTGCTCTCTTACATCAAGAGCAACAACATCGACGAGTACCGTGAGCTTATTGGTCGCCTGGGTATTCGCGACAATATCCAGTAA
- the recO gene encoding DNA repair protein RecO, producing MARARTYPVVATVIGRVKLGEADLILTLLSSDGSLVRAVAKGARKPTGKLAGRTQLFSEGKYLIAKGRTLDVVCEASLTDARAKIAYDPDASEAAAAICSVTRLVSFEESPDPYLYGLFARSLLALAQVQELEGEGERQALLFEVVAAYTFKALSHEGWRPETSNCIECGDEQVTRFSVAAGGALCESCARDVAGAQLADPALLGWIEALVSLTFDDLLAQPASLDTASLLLEQAHLWAATHLDARLKAFEFLRGV from the coding sequence GTGGCGAGGGCACGCACCTATCCGGTGGTGGCCACCGTCATCGGCCGAGTGAAGCTCGGGGAGGCAGACCTTATCCTGACGCTGCTTTCCTCGGACGGCTCCCTGGTGCGCGCTGTGGCCAAGGGGGCGCGCAAGCCCACGGGAAAGCTGGCAGGCCGCACGCAGCTTTTCTCGGAAGGAAAGTACCTCATCGCCAAAGGGCGCACGCTGGATGTGGTGTGCGAGGCCTCCCTTACCGATGCCCGGGCAAAGATCGCCTATGACCCGGATGCCTCGGAGGCAGCTGCGGCAATTTGCTCGGTTACGCGCCTGGTGAGTTTCGAGGAGTCGCCAGACCCTTATCTCTATGGCCTCTTTGCGCGGAGCCTGCTGGCGCTTGCTCAGGTTCAAGAGCTGGAAGGGGAGGGAGAGCGGCAGGCACTCTTGTTCGAGGTGGTTGCTGCCTACACCTTCAAAGCGCTCTCCCATGAGGGGTGGCGACCGGAGACTTCCAACTGCATCGAATGTGGCGACGAGCAGGTGACGCGTTTCTCGGTAGCCGCCGGAGGCGCCCTCTGCGAGTCGTGTGCACGCGACGTGGCCGGAGCCCAACTGGCGGACCCTGCGCTTTTGGGCTGGATCGAAGCGCTGGTGAGCCTCACGTTCGACGATCTTTTGGCTCAGCCGGCCAGCTTGGATACTGCGTCTCTGCTGCTGGAGCAGGCGCATCTTTGGGCTGCTACCCATCTGGACGCTCGCCTCAAGGCCTTCGAGTTTTTGCGGGGAGTCTAA
- the era gene encoding GTPase Era: MAAAHGRVSRHEPGFTPIHLAERSDVVTAPSSSQDFDLETAAAEKDGPQVAAAAGAIEQGLVAGTDDAASSGDVELEADEDLDLDEEELLLMQQFGAPAPMASLPDDFRSGFVALVGRPNAGKSTLLNACLGAHAAITSPVAQTTRRRMRAVVNRPGAQVVIVDTPGLHKPKDALGEELNKSALGELADVDVVAMLLDATKPAGTGDAWVASHVNASSAVRLLVITKADLATPEQVQAQIEAAQAMATFDDVLVTSAQEGFNTEAFIQLVIEHLPYGPRWFPEDMPVDATDSEQVSEFVREKVLLNCRQEVPHAVGVLCDSIQWRDEGHASIKATIFVERDSQKGILVGKGGSMIKRIGTQARKEIEQWLGAQVFLDLEVRVKPSWRKDEEAIRRFGYNAEA; encoded by the coding sequence ATGGCAGCCGCTCATGGCCGGGTTTCTCGGCATGAGCCCGGCTTTACCCCCATTCATCTCGCAGAAAGGAGCGACGTGGTGACAGCTCCCTCGTCCTCACAAGATTTTGATTTAGAAACTGCCGCTGCCGAGAAGGACGGCCCTCAGGTGGCTGCAGCCGCTGGGGCCATTGAGCAGGGTTTGGTGGCTGGAACAGACGACGCCGCCTCCTCAGGCGATGTGGAGCTAGAGGCTGACGAAGACCTGGATCTGGATGAGGAAGAGCTGCTGCTGATGCAGCAGTTTGGGGCTCCGGCTCCCATGGCGAGCTTGCCCGATGATTTTCGCAGCGGCTTCGTGGCGCTGGTGGGTCGCCCCAATGCCGGCAAGTCCACGCTGCTCAACGCCTGCCTGGGGGCGCACGCCGCCATCACAAGCCCGGTGGCTCAAACCACGCGCCGGCGCATGAGGGCGGTCGTCAACAGGCCAGGCGCCCAAGTGGTCATCGTGGATACCCCCGGCTTGCATAAGCCCAAGGATGCCTTGGGAGAGGAGCTCAACAAGTCCGCCTTGGGGGAGCTGGCAGACGTGGACGTGGTGGCCATGCTTTTGGATGCCACCAAGCCTGCCGGCACCGGAGATGCCTGGGTGGCCTCCCATGTGAACGCCAGCTCGGCGGTGCGCCTGCTGGTGATCACCAAGGCGGATCTCGCCACGCCGGAACAAGTGCAGGCACAAATCGAGGCTGCACAAGCCATGGCCACCTTTGACGATGTGTTGGTGACCTCGGCTCAGGAGGGCTTCAATACCGAGGCGTTCATCCAGCTGGTCATCGAGCATCTGCCCTACGGGCCGCGCTGGTTCCCGGAGGATATGCCGGTGGACGCCACGGACTCCGAGCAGGTGTCTGAGTTTGTGCGCGAAAAGGTGCTGCTCAACTGCCGCCAGGAAGTGCCCCACGCCGTAGGCGTGCTCTGCGATTCCATCCAGTGGCGAGACGAGGGCCATGCCTCCATCAAAGCCACCATCTTTGTGGAACGCGACAGCCAAAAGGGCATCCTGGTGGGCAAAGGCGGTTCCATGATCAAACGCATAGGCACCCAAGCCCGCAAGGAGATCGAGCAATGGCTGGGCGCCCAGGTCTTTTTGGACCTGGAGGTGCGGGTGAAGCCCTCCTGGCGCAAAGACGAGGAAGCCATCCGCCGCTTTGGCTACAACGCGGAGGCCTAG
- a CDS encoding diacylglycerol kinase family protein: protein MIPGSDKNHPTLFKSFAFAIQGFAFAFTTERNIKIMVGGFIFSVVMGFALQCTPGEWGCLLLGCGTVLSAELMNTAIETIVDLVSPEYNTLAGHAKDVAAAAVYILSTLVGIMGVVIFVNAALRLFG, encoded by the coding sequence ATGATTCCCGGCTCAGACAAGAACCATCCCACGCTGTTCAAAAGCTTCGCCTTCGCCATCCAGGGCTTCGCCTTCGCCTTCACCACCGAGCGCAACATCAAAATCATGGTGGGCGGCTTTATCTTCTCCGTGGTCATGGGCTTCGCGCTCCAGTGCACTCCCGGAGAATGGGGCTGCCTGCTTTTGGGCTGCGGCACCGTGCTCTCCGCCGAGCTCATGAATACTGCCATCGAGACCATCGTCGACCTGGTGTCCCCTGAGTACAACACCCTGGCCGGCCACGCCAAGGATGTGGCAGCTGCAGCCGTCTACATCCTGAGCACCCTGGTGGGCATCATGGGAGTCGTGATTTTTGTAAACGCCGCCCTGCGCCTCTTTGGGTAG
- the ybeY gene encoding rRNA maturation RNase YbeY yields the protein MAVEISVNQLPDAAPLAVSWDEVASIFEAVLAHEQVERLCLVDVTVADDDAMADLNAQWRGVEGSTDVISVECERPDDPDLAPDEPCSLGDIALAPAFIAAQAPHFNNSPAQETRLLLIHGLLHLLGYDHMTEEDAAVMEPLEDALLAQVSGQPAFSAPTTRHRHDPQVAAGAEPQGSPSQEGRVSP from the coding sequence ATGGCCGTGGAGATCTCTGTCAACCAGCTGCCCGATGCAGCGCCTTTGGCGGTGAGCTGGGATGAAGTCGCTTCCATCTTTGAGGCGGTGCTTGCTCACGAGCAGGTGGAACGCCTGTGTTTGGTGGACGTGACCGTCGCAGACGATGATGCCATGGCAGACCTTAACGCCCAGTGGCGCGGGGTCGAAGGATCAACAGACGTCATCTCGGTAGAGTGCGAGCGCCCGGACGACCCAGATCTGGCCCCCGACGAGCCGTGCTCTTTGGGAGACATTGCGCTGGCCCCAGCTTTCATCGCAGCGCAGGCGCCTCATTTTAACAACAGCCCAGCTCAGGAGACCCGTCTTCTGCTCATCCACGGCCTTTTGCATCTTTTGGGCTACGACCATATGACAGAAGAAGACGCTGCCGTCATGGAGCCTTTGGAAGACGCCCTGTTGGCGCAGGTGTCGGGGCAGCCGGCGTTCTCTGCCCCCACTACGCGCCATCGCCATGACCCGCAGGTGGCGGCAGGCGCAGAGCCTCAGGGCTCCCCGTCCCAGGAGGGGAGGGTCTCCCCATGA
- a CDS encoding PhoH family protein produces the protein MEPTTLRLSIPESVDVCRLMGPADSLLRHIEEKTSASVAVRGNHITLVGEPDEVDAMVRVFTRLIDAVLSGETPDISDVDIILDQASLGTPAPRAGANDILTTQRGKPVRPKTAGQQRYVDALLSHTITFVQGPAGTGKTYLAMACAVAALKRREVSHIVLTRPVVEAGESLGYLPGTLEEKLDPYVRPLYDALFDMLDAEKSHTLIEQGVVEIAPLAFMRGRTLNDAFVILDEAQNTTPEQMKMFLTRLGFGSTFVITGDSTQRDLLGKSGLESARRVLEGIEGIAFCDLDRTDVVRHSLVGRIVDAYERQGA, from the coding sequence GTGGAGCCCACTACGCTGCGTTTGAGCATTCCGGAATCGGTGGATGTGTGCCGGCTCATGGGGCCGGCTGACAGCCTGCTGCGACATATCGAAGAGAAGACGAGCGCCTCGGTGGCGGTGCGGGGCAACCATATCACCCTGGTGGGCGAGCCAGACGAGGTTGACGCCATGGTGCGTGTGTTCACGCGCTTGATAGACGCCGTGCTCTCGGGCGAGACTCCAGACATTTCCGACGTGGACATCATCTTGGACCAGGCGTCTTTGGGAACGCCTGCGCCGCGCGCCGGGGCAAACGACATCCTCACTACCCAGCGCGGCAAGCCTGTGCGCCCCAAAACCGCAGGCCAGCAGCGCTATGTGGATGCGCTGCTCTCCCATACCATCACCTTTGTGCAGGGTCCTGCAGGTACAGGAAAGACCTACCTGGCCATGGCTTGTGCCGTGGCAGCGCTCAAGCGTCGAGAGGTCTCCCACATCGTGCTCACCCGCCCGGTGGTGGAAGCCGGCGAGTCTTTGGGCTATCTGCCGGGCACGCTGGAGGAGAAGCTCGACCCCTATGTACGCCCGCTCTATGATGCGCTCTTTGATATGTTGGATGCCGAGAAGAGCCATACCCTCATCGAGCAAGGGGTAGTGGAGATTGCTCCTTTAGCCTTCATGCGTGGGCGCACCTTAAACGACGCCTTCGTCATCTTGGACGAGGCGCAAAACACCACGCCCGAGCAGATGAAGATGTTTCTCACTCGACTGGGTTTTGGGTCCACCTTTGTGATTACCGGAGACTCAACCCAACGGGACCTCTTGGGTAAAAGCGGTCTTGAGAGTGCGCGCCGCGTGCTCGAAGGCATCGAGGGCATCGCCTTTTGCGATCTCGATCGCACCGACGTGGTGCGCCATAGCCTGGTGGGCCGCATCGTGGATGCCTACGAACGTCAGGGAGCGTGA
- a CDS encoding MiaB/RimO family radical SAM methylthiotransferase, whose protein sequence is MTAAQHKGVKPLKVALKNLGCRVNRAELDAIAASLEQAGCELVGEDEASIVVVNTCAVTGEAEAKARKSLRHYASLPQVQSVVATGCMATLFADEVASLGEKMQVEVLKTQVASCVLAEAGRLGLADAVAGAGKGLQDRPGGSLQVHESAPSASASQIAVDSSLLPVTSEAQGTVTPTGRMRPGIKIQDGCDNRCTYCIVWKARGPARSLSPHEAVAAVSQAVEQGAGEVVLTGIDLGRYDGGIGLAGLLDQLLVKTKVGRIRLSSVEPVELSDDLLRLMGDSSGRVAPFLHLPLQSGCDATLARMGRPYDTARYRAIVERARELVPGLALACDLIVGFPGETAQEFNQSLEFCRSMDYANMHVFRYSKRPGTPAAVAPDQVDPQVAHERSRLMRQMARQSRTSYLASCIGRQELAFIERPGRAITGGLAEVLVDSGAGFAPGSFVKVAPHSLLPSGQLDGRSATA, encoded by the coding sequence GTGACGGCGGCGCAGCACAAAGGGGTCAAGCCGCTCAAGGTGGCCCTTAAAAACCTGGGCTGCCGGGTGAACCGCGCAGAACTCGATGCCATCGCCGCTTCTCTGGAGCAGGCAGGCTGCGAGCTGGTGGGCGAGGACGAAGCCTCCATCGTGGTGGTGAACACCTGCGCGGTCACTGGCGAGGCTGAGGCCAAAGCCCGCAAGTCTCTGCGCCACTATGCGTCGCTCCCTCAGGTGCAGAGCGTGGTGGCTACCGGCTGCATGGCTACGCTCTTTGCAGACGAAGTAGCGTCTTTGGGCGAAAAGATGCAAGTCGAAGTTCTTAAGACGCAGGTGGCATCCTGTGTCTTGGCAGAGGCAGGACGCCTGGGTCTGGCTGATGCCGTTGCAGGGGCAGGAAAGGGTTTGCAGGATAGGCCTGGGGGCAGCCTGCAGGTGCACGAATCTGCACCCTCTGCCAGCGCTTCTCAAATCGCCGTGGACAGCTCGTTGCTCCCGGTGACTTCAGAAGCTCAGGGCACGGTGACGCCTACAGGCCGCATGCGGCCGGGCATCAAAATCCAAGATGGCTGCGACAATCGGTGCACCTATTGCATCGTATGGAAAGCGCGCGGGCCTGCACGCTCGCTGTCGCCGCATGAGGCGGTGGCTGCGGTGAGTCAGGCAGTGGAGCAAGGTGCCGGCGAGGTGGTACTCACCGGTATCGATCTTGGCCGCTATGACGGGGGCATTGGCCTTGCGGGCCTGCTAGATCAGCTGCTTGTTAAAACCAAGGTAGGACGCATCCGTCTGAGTTCCGTGGAGCCGGTGGAGCTCTCTGACGATCTGCTGCGCCTTATGGGCGACTCCAGCGGGCGTGTGGCGCCCTTCTTGCATCTGCCTCTGCAGTCTGGTTGCGACGCCACATTGGCTCGCATGGGCAGACCTTACGACACGGCTCGCTATCGCGCCATCGTTGAGCGGGCGCGCGAGTTGGTGCCGGGCCTTGCCTTGGCCTGCGACCTTATCGTGGGCTTCCCTGGGGAGACGGCCCAGGAGTTCAACCAAAGCCTGGAGTTTTGCCGTTCCATGGACTATGCCAACATGCATGTCTTCCGCTATTCCAAGCGCCCAGGAACCCCAGCCGCCGTTGCCCCAGATCAGGTGGATCCTCAGGTGGCCCATGAGCGCTCGCGCCTTATGCGCCAGATGGCCCGCCAAAGCCGCACCTCCTACCTTGCGAGCTGTATTGGCCGGCAGGAGCTGGCGTTTATCGAGCGTCCTGGCCGCGCCATCACTGGCGGCCTTGCAGAGGTGTTGGTGGATTCAGGCGCAGGCTTTGCCCCTGGTTCCTTTGTGAAGGTGGCGCCTCACAGCCTTCTGCCCTCAGGTCAGTTGGACGGGCGCAGCGCCACAGCCTAG